The Halalkalibacter krulwichiae genome has a segment encoding these proteins:
- a CDS encoding CpaF family protein codes for MSIEEAIKKKLHVNEEEENTYRNDYLENRMEELKKRVREHLLKENSKNKKLLLEAKALQTAIWHYLEKESEKEFRDLLLTNKERQILAEEIRQQMIGYGIIDPLVKDESITEIMINGIHQIFIEQRGQLALALDEDGNPLAFQNETELLNLIEKIVAPINRKIDESDPIVDARLPDGSRVNIVIRPVSLEGPIVTIRKFPDNPYTMEQLIEFGAIDQRVASLLHRLVNAKYNIVISGGTGSGKTTFLNALSMYIPPRERIITVEDSAELKLNQIVNLVRLETRPPNIEKKGEITMRDLVKTALRMRPDRIVVGEVRGGEALDMLQAMNTGHDGSLTTGHANSAADMLSRLETMVLMSGLELPISAIRRQISSAVEIIVQLGRMRDGSRKVLQITEVREMVNGEIDCVDLFKWKMDPHLSTNSCLVGQLESTGEDLMQTGKWEAAGYGECVLSDALVEEWS; via the coding sequence ATGAGCATTGAAGAAGCGATCAAGAAAAAGCTTCACGTTAATGAGGAAGAAGAGAATACGTATCGTAATGACTACTTAGAAAATCGAATGGAAGAGCTCAAAAAAAGAGTAAGAGAACATCTTCTAAAAGAAAATAGCAAGAATAAAAAACTCTTGCTCGAAGCAAAGGCTCTTCAAACGGCAATTTGGCATTATCTTGAAAAAGAGTCGGAGAAAGAATTTCGAGATTTGCTTTTAACGAATAAAGAACGGCAAATCTTAGCTGAAGAAATAAGACAGCAAATGATCGGATACGGAATTATTGATCCACTTGTCAAAGACGAAAGCATTACGGAGATTATGATCAATGGTATTCATCAGATCTTTATCGAACAACGTGGGCAGTTAGCCTTAGCGTTAGATGAAGATGGAAACCCGTTAGCGTTTCAAAATGAAACGGAGCTTTTGAATTTAATTGAAAAAATCGTTGCTCCAATCAATCGGAAAATTGATGAAAGTGATCCGATTGTAGATGCGAGACTACCAGATGGTTCTCGTGTCAATATTGTGATTCGTCCAGTTTCGCTTGAAGGGCCAATTGTCACCATTCGTAAATTCCCTGATAACCCTTATACAATGGAACAATTAATTGAATTTGGGGCCATTGATCAACGTGTTGCGAGCCTCTTGCACCGCCTTGTCAATGCGAAATACAACATCGTCATTTCTGGAGGGACTGGTTCTGGGAAGACGACATTCTTAAATGCACTCAGCATGTATATTCCACCGAGAGAACGGATTATTACCGTAGAAGATTCCGCTGAACTAAAGCTTAATCAAATTGTGAACTTAGTTCGTCTTGAAACAAGACCTCCTAATATCGAGAAAAAAGGAGAAATCACAATGAGAGATTTGGTGAAAACGGCGCTTCGGATGCGGCCTGACCGGATTGTCGTTGGGGAGGTGCGCGGCGGTGAGGCGTTAGACATGCTTCAGGCAATGAATACAGGTCATGATGGTTCGTTAACGACCGGTCATGCCAATTCTGCAGCTGATATGTTATCAAGGCTTGAAACGATGGTTTTAATGTCAGGACTTGAACTTCCGATCTCAGCAATTCGCAGACAAATCTCTTCTGCGGTTGAAATTATTGTGCAGTTAGGAAGAATGAGAGACGGTTCGCGGAAAGTACTTCAAATTACGGAAGTGCGTGAGATGGTCAATGGTGAAATTGATTGTGTTGATCTATTTAAATGGAAGATGGATCCACATCTAAGTACAAACAGTTGTTTAGTCGGTCAGCTTGAATCAACGGGAGAAGATCTCATGCAAACAGGGAAATGGGAAGCGGCTGGATATGGTGAATGTGTGTTATCGGATGCATTGGTGGAGGAATGGTCATGA
- a CDS encoding prepilin peptidase, with the protein MFLYIITSAFLLLAVIIDIRTRRIPNPLALSLLIISIISHSITVGAGVFEYLLSSIITLFVFFIMYVIRFLGAGDVKLITAAAATFTFPATYTFWFLILGIGCLFSIIHVIKARGIRSVLFLSVTPFQTAKRMITSKEEDEPLSFPFSIVIAFSWMVTIYV; encoded by the coding sequence ATGTTTCTTTACATCATAACGAGTGCGTTTTTACTGTTAGCTGTTATTATCGATATACGAACGAGAAGAATACCGAATCCTCTTGCTCTGTCTCTTCTAATTATAAGCATCATCTCTCATAGTATTACAGTTGGTGCAGGAGTCTTTGAGTACTTACTAAGCTCAATCATTACGCTGTTCGTGTTTTTTATCATGTATGTCATCCGATTCCTTGGTGCGGGGGATGTTAAATTAATTACAGCAGCAGCTGCAACTTTTACGTTTCCTGCTACCTATACGTTTTGGTTTCTCATTCTTGGAATAGGGTGCCTTTTTTCAATCATACATGTTATAAAAGCACGAGGGATTAGAAGTGTCCTATTTCTAAGTGTGACTCCTTTTCAAACGGCAAAACGAATGATTACATCTAAAGAGGAAGATGAACCATTATCTTTTCCTTTCTCGATTGTCATTGCATTTTCTTGGATGGTGACGATTTATGTATAA
- a CDS encoding SLAP domain-containing protein, with translation MRKLLMRYLIVAALIVVMGACANTTATSTSLTNEEELEERIPLDPKTVHRLEQRGYEPLDVVEISPDTELDEEEIELSPVEMMTNHKGWTQVELILDEDVERNFAEQTIQYFIEDHYEKYPPPKNKTIDVIASLMYEDEDQLVLHGLIRNGYQDQKFKRKDLTNSRLELVTQNGLVWIDTTFKEATGFDELGSSEAKPFELRIPIEDVLLPEFDLNYFSYYANFEYKEVKKKEKKSKKESKED, from the coding sequence ATGAGAAAACTATTAATGAGATATTTGATTGTTGCAGCATTAATAGTAGTAATGGGAGCTTGTGCAAATACAACAGCAACCTCGACCTCTCTTACCAACGAAGAGGAACTTGAAGAAAGGATACCACTAGATCCCAAAACTGTTCATAGGCTTGAACAAAGAGGCTATGAACCTTTGGATGTAGTGGAAATTTCCCCTGATACTGAACTTGATGAGGAGGAAATTGAGCTTAGTCCAGTCGAAATGATGACAAATCACAAAGGCTGGACTCAAGTCGAGCTCATTCTAGATGAGGATGTTGAAAGAAACTTTGCCGAACAAACCATACAATACTTTATAGAAGATCATTATGAAAAGTATCCACCACCAAAGAATAAGACAATCGATGTCATTGCTTCCTTAATGTACGAAGATGAAGATCAACTCGTTCTTCATGGCTTAATAAGGAATGGTTATCAAGATCAGAAGTTTAAACGAAAAGATTTAACGAACTCAAGGCTCGAGCTTGTTACCCAAAATGGACTTGTTTGGATTGATACAACATTTAAAGAAGCAACGGGATTTGACGAACTCGGCTCTAGTGAAGCAAAGCCTTTTGAACTTCGAATTCCAATAGAGGATGTATTGCTACCGGAATTTGATTTGAATTACTTCAGCTACTATGCAAATTTCGAATATAAAGAAGTAAAAAAGAAAGAAAAAAAATCAAAAAAAGAATCGAAAGAAGATTAA
- a CDS encoding TadE/TadG family type IV pilus assembly protein encodes MKMLFGNEKGMILPLTALLIPVYIGLMGLLVDIGFMGANYFKLANGVDSAVYAALDGYDRDTWQNEGVIVIDSYKAQQLANQYLHANVTGATVTRFEISNSSVIMEARMTSPVFFMRFFGISDRTITASAEASLVE; translated from the coding sequence ATGAAAATGCTTTTTGGAAATGAAAAAGGAATGATTTTGCCACTTACAGCGTTATTAATTCCCGTATATATTGGACTGATGGGTTTACTTGTTGACATTGGCTTTATGGGAGCTAATTATTTCAAATTAGCTAACGGGGTAGACTCAGCTGTTTACGCGGCTTTAGACGGTTATGACCGAGATACATGGCAGAACGAAGGGGTAATCGTGATCGATTCTTATAAAGCACAACAATTAGCCAATCAATATTTGCATGCTAATGTTACAGGTGCAACGGTAACACGGTTTGAAATATCCAACTCCAGTGTGATCATGGAGGCACGTATGACCTCACCAGTTTTCTTCATGCGGTTTTTTGGAATAAGTGATCGAACGATAACAGCTTCTGCTGAAGCGAGTTTGGTCGAGTAG
- a CDS encoding TadE family protein yields the protein MYKKFKKIIKNENGQAVTELALVLPLLIMLIVGGLLLGIVIYNQIVVVTSANQGARLGAALSANEDISPHAAATSARSTTESTLSRATTSCQPVHAARQGQSFRVEVTCHYNLPIPFMPSRLVELNHEASYHIFE from the coding sequence ATGTATAAGAAATTTAAAAAAATAATCAAAAATGAAAACGGTCAAGCTGTGACAGAACTGGCGCTTGTCCTTCCATTGTTAATTATGTTGATTGTTGGGGGCTTGCTGCTTGGTATCGTGATTTACAATCAAATTGTGGTCGTCACATCGGCTAATCAAGGGGCAAGGCTCGGAGCTGCTTTGTCTGCAAATGAGGATATTTCTCCACATGCCGCCGCAACGAGTGCAAGAAGTACGACTGAAAGCACATTGTCGAGAGCGACGACAAGCTGCCAGCCGGTGCATGCGGCTAGGCAAGGACAGAGCTTTCGCGTTGAAGTGACTTGTCATTATAATCTGCCAATCCCATTTATGCCTAGTCGTCTCGTCGAACTGAATCATGAAGCATCGTATCATATATTTGAGTGA
- a CDS encoding type II secretion system F family protein: protein MEWMIAFWLFVLIIVVFFPVKSLRALSMRKRLLAAEELSQVKRKGILERFTPYVISFFTAVNVHISYEKRELIQSRLIRAGYEEKMSVDHFITFRVLSGIGTALYFLFLGLISENLLLIFLTFAGPVIGYKIPDIWLKQRIRLRQEKIRRELPYVLNSISILCDAGMNLFAAIKEVVETKEGELATELKEVMKSFGMGTSQQEALEQMTLRCQVDEVSRFVSALSQTLARGSSGVTAVLRQQAAEVWETRKKQAQQLGEQASMKLFFPLVLLAFPAMAIFILGPVAINLFQFFTE from the coding sequence ATGGAATGGATGATAGCCTTTTGGTTGTTCGTTTTAATCATTGTTGTATTTTTCCCTGTGAAATCACTGCGGGCGTTAAGTATGCGGAAACGGTTGTTAGCTGCTGAGGAACTTTCTCAAGTTAAGCGTAAAGGGATATTGGAACGCTTTACACCTTATGTTATAAGCTTTTTTACCGCAGTGAATGTTCATATTAGTTATGAAAAAAGGGAACTAATCCAAAGCCGGCTCATTCGAGCGGGCTATGAGGAAAAAATGAGTGTCGACCATTTTATAACGTTTCGAGTCTTAAGTGGAATCGGCACAGCTCTTTACTTTTTATTTCTTGGTCTTATTAGCGAAAATTTACTGTTGATCTTTCTTACTTTTGCAGGACCTGTTATTGGTTATAAAATACCAGATATTTGGTTGAAACAGCGAATTCGCTTGCGACAAGAAAAAATACGTAGAGAACTCCCATACGTTCTAAACTCGATTTCGATTCTTTGTGATGCTGGGATGAATCTATTTGCAGCTATTAAAGAAGTGGTAGAAACGAAAGAAGGGGAATTAGCGACAGAGCTTAAAGAAGTGATGAAAAGTTTTGGAATGGGAACGTCGCAACAAGAAGCACTAGAGCAAATGACACTCCGCTGCCAAGTCGATGAAGTCAGCAGGTTTGTCTCGGCTCTTTCGCAAACGTTAGCACGCGGAAGTTCGGGTGTTACTGCTGTACTGAGACAACAAGCAGCTGAGGTCTGGGAAACAAGAAAGAAACAAGCACAGCAACTAGGAGAGCAGGCATCTATGAAGCTTTTCTTTCCACTCGTATTACTTGCTTTTCCAGCAATGGCAATATTCATTCTAGGACCAGTTGCTATTAATTTATTTCAATTCTTTACTGAGTAG
- a CDS encoding spore coat protein: MNQQSNKIQNPEMQVPKTPQMNDRDFINDVLSCAKSMTNNYSVALNELSHDQLYQDLSQIFNETQDCQRELYNVMFRKGFYGLEAAEQQKLQQSYQQFSGYRTQFPYQQ; encoded by the coding sequence ATGAACCAGCAGTCAAACAAAATCCAAAATCCAGAAATGCAAGTTCCTAAAACACCTCAAATGAACGATCGTGACTTTATAAACGATGTTTTATCTTGTGCTAAAAGCATGACAAACAACTATAGCGTAGCTTTAAATGAGTTAAGTCATGATCAATTGTATCAGGATCTCTCACAAATTTTCAACGAAACGCAAGACTGTCAGCGCGAATTGTATAATGTCATGTTCCGTAAAGGATTTTACGGACTTGAAGCTGCTGAACAACAAAAGCTTCAGCAATCGTATCAGCAGTTTTCTGGCTATCGGACACAGTTTCCATACCAGCAATAA
- a CDS encoding 3-hydroxyacyl-CoA dehydrogenase/enoyl-CoA hydratase family protein, with translation MTRHIRKVAVIGSGVMGSGIAAHLANIGIPSLLLDIVPKDLTPEEQAKGLTLTDKAVRNRHSMNAIKKLAKQKPAPLSSKSRASYIEAYNLDDDLERLKEVDWIIEVVVENLSVKKQLFEKIDAVRKPGTIISSNTSGISVEAMSEGRSDDFKAHFLGTHFFNPPRYLKLLEIIPTQATKEDVLTFMKAFAEEALGKGVVEAKDTPNFIGNRIGTYGLLVTVEEMLKGGYSVGEVDSVTGPLLGRPKSATFRTLDVVGLDTFLHVAKNVFDKVEGKEREVFDPAPFMREMAERGWLGAKSGQGFFLKQGKDILELNPTTFEYEPRKKLQAVSIEQAKQAKKLPDKIKTLVYANDRAGQLVWNLIKPTLLYSADKAFEIAKDIYAIDQAMKWGFGWELGPFETWDAIGVAKSVERMEAEGESVPVWVKEMLASGKETFYEANSFYHEGSYSKKQINEKIVHLKSLKPDQVIFKNAGASLIDVGDDVALLEFTSPNNSIGADVLQMIAKSVTEVEQNYKGLVINNQGKNFCVGANLMLILLEAQDDNFFEIDLSVRQFQQAMAKIRYSQKPVVTAPFGMTLGGGTEICLPSASIQASLETYMGLVEVGVGVIPGGGGNKELYLRNLDQSGGADLQAVANKTFETIAMAKVSTSAQEAREVGFLSERDGIVVNGDFLIDRAKQEVLHLAAKGYRPPERRKIPVVGETGYGTMLLGAKTMKFGGMISDHDLKIAEKLAFVIAGGRVPKGTLVDEQYLLDLEREAFLSLVAEPKTQQRMQYMLTKGKPLRN, from the coding sequence ATGACTCGTCATATACGTAAAGTTGCTGTTATTGGTTCAGGCGTAATGGGCTCAGGCATTGCAGCCCATTTAGCAAACATTGGAATCCCTTCGTTATTACTCGATATTGTACCGAAAGATTTGACACCTGAAGAACAGGCAAAAGGCCTTACCCTCACAGATAAAGCAGTTCGAAATCGCCACAGCATGAACGCGATCAAGAAACTTGCGAAACAGAAGCCAGCACCACTTTCCTCGAAATCACGTGCTTCCTATATTGAAGCTTACAACTTAGATGATGATCTAGAAAGGCTCAAGGAAGTTGATTGGATCATTGAAGTAGTAGTTGAAAATTTATCAGTGAAAAAGCAATTATTTGAAAAAATTGATGCTGTACGTAAACCAGGAACAATCATTAGTTCAAATACATCAGGAATATCAGTTGAAGCGATGTCAGAAGGACGCTCAGATGATTTCAAAGCACACTTTCTCGGAACGCATTTCTTCAATCCACCACGATACTTAAAACTATTGGAAATCATTCCAACACAAGCGACAAAAGAAGACGTTTTAACATTTATGAAAGCGTTTGCTGAAGAAGCGCTTGGTAAAGGAGTTGTCGAAGCGAAAGATACACCGAATTTTATTGGAAATCGAATTGGGACATATGGGCTCCTTGTTACGGTCGAAGAAATGCTAAAAGGTGGATACTCAGTCGGTGAAGTGGATTCCGTTACAGGTCCATTATTAGGCCGTCCTAAAAGTGCGACGTTTCGAACGTTAGATGTGGTAGGACTTGATACTTTCTTACATGTCGCCAAGAATGTGTTTGACAAAGTGGAAGGGAAGGAAAGAGAAGTATTCGATCCTGCTCCTTTTATGAGGGAAATGGCTGAGAGAGGTTGGCTCGGAGCAAAGAGTGGTCAAGGTTTTTTCTTGAAACAAGGCAAAGACATTCTTGAATTAAACCCGACGACGTTTGAATATGAACCTCGTAAAAAATTACAAGCAGTCTCCATTGAACAAGCAAAACAAGCGAAAAAGCTACCCGACAAGATTAAAACGCTTGTATACGCTAATGATCGAGCTGGACAACTCGTTTGGAATTTAATCAAACCAACGCTTCTGTACTCAGCCGATAAAGCATTTGAAATTGCCAAAGATATCTATGCGATTGACCAAGCGATGAAATGGGGCTTTGGTTGGGAGCTTGGACCTTTTGAAACATGGGATGCCATTGGAGTAGCCAAATCAGTGGAGCGGATGGAAGCAGAAGGGGAGTCGGTTCCAGTATGGGTGAAAGAAATGCTTGCATCAGGGAAAGAAACGTTCTATGAAGCAAATAGCTTTTATCATGAAGGCAGCTATTCGAAAAAGCAAATCAATGAAAAAATCGTACATCTAAAATCACTAAAACCTGATCAGGTCATCTTTAAAAATGCGGGAGCAAGCTTAATTGACGTTGGTGATGATGTCGCTCTACTTGAATTTACGTCACCAAATAATTCTATCGGTGCAGATGTGCTTCAAATGATTGCAAAATCTGTTACAGAAGTAGAACAGAATTACAAAGGTCTTGTCATTAATAATCAAGGCAAGAACTTTTGTGTCGGGGCGAACTTAATGCTGATATTACTGGAAGCCCAAGACGATAATTTCTTTGAAATTGATTTAAGTGTGCGCCAATTCCAACAAGCGATGGCGAAAATTAGATATTCCCAAAAGCCAGTTGTCACGGCTCCATTTGGAATGACGCTTGGAGGTGGAACGGAAATTTGTTTACCATCAGCGAGCATTCAAGCCTCTTTAGAAACGTATATGGGCTTAGTTGAAGTTGGGGTTGGAGTCATACCAGGCGGAGGCGGTAATAAAGAATTGTATCTACGTAATCTTGATCAGTCAGGAGGAGCGGACTTACAAGCGGTTGCCAATAAAACATTTGAGACGATCGCAATGGCAAAGGTCTCTACGTCGGCTCAGGAAGCAAGAGAAGTTGGTTTCTTAAGTGAACGAGATGGCATAGTGGTCAATGGTGACTTCCTTATTGACCGTGCAAAACAAGAGGTACTTCATTTAGCGGCAAAAGGCTACCGACCACCGGAGCGTAGAAAAATTCCAGTCGTTGGAGAAACGGGTTATGGAACGATGTTGCTCGGAGCCAAAACAATGAAGTTTGGCGGAATGATTTCTGACCATGATTTGAAAATAGCGGAAAAGCTCGCCTTCGTCATTGCAGGGGGACGCGTTCCAAAAGGGACATTGGTCGATGAACAGTACTTGCTTGATTTAGAACGAGAAGCTTTTTTAAGCCTAGTTGCTGAACCCAAAACGCAACAACGAATGCAATATATGTTAACAAAAGGAAAACCACTTCGTAACTAA
- a CDS encoding RDD family protein produces MKGKLKRVLSAGIDLLFILIFDFLFYQIIGKWLFDSDLFSTLVGHLCGILILTFVTVSRGGASFGKRLLGLNLSRNKQKLSFFRCLARYLFAYFAYMYTFGTVLFVSVIMLAFRKDNRMLHDLVTGTSVHQASKGGK; encoded by the coding sequence GTGAAAGGAAAGCTAAAACGTGTTCTTTCAGCAGGGATAGATCTGCTGTTCATTCTTATATTCGACTTTCTATTTTATCAGATTATTGGAAAATGGCTTTTTGATTCAGATCTTTTCTCCACTTTGGTTGGCCATTTATGTGGAATTCTGATCCTCACGTTTGTGACGGTTTCAAGGGGAGGAGCATCATTTGGAAAGCGCCTTTTAGGATTGAATCTCTCTAGGAATAAGCAGAAACTGTCTTTCTTTCGGTGTTTAGCAAGATATCTGTTTGCTTATTTTGCTTATATGTATACATTCGGGACAGTCCTTTTTGTAAGTGTTATAATGTTGGCATTCCGAAAAGACAATCGAATGCTACATGATTTGGTTACGGGGACATCGGTTCATCAAGCAAGTAAAGGGGGAAAATAG
- a CDS encoding type II secretion system F family protein: protein MSSFELLIGFMFFITVFLLAFVDLLFLLLKKRLPMKQGISRQWARKGVIRESKVETARTRRLSTKTQASDLYLSAFVAVLLFAFGLLFFRSFFFSLLFASLVVFFPAFRRKRLAHKRKALFLVQFKDGMYSISNSLRAGSSLQIALKRCEEDLRKELITHREKPMLEEIERINHDIEFGMSVDQSLVQFKEAMQLEDVTQFVDAMLVTRSKGGNLTHVIQNTAERIAEKISIQQEIQVATSQKRLEASVLTVFPIVLVLLIMVANPEYMQPMYETWFGNFLLFLAAVMLVANYVIGKKVTNIDI, encoded by the coding sequence ATGAGTTCCTTTGAGTTGTTAATTGGTTTCATGTTTTTTATAACGGTTTTTCTGCTTGCTTTTGTCGATCTCCTCTTTCTCCTTCTTAAAAAGAGATTACCAATGAAACAAGGGATCTCAAGGCAATGGGCGCGAAAAGGTGTGATTCGCGAAAGCAAGGTTGAGACAGCTAGAACAAGGCGTCTAAGCACAAAGACACAAGCTTCTGATTTATACTTATCCGCCTTTGTCGCCGTCTTGCTATTTGCATTCGGGCTTTTGTTTTTCCGTAGCTTTTTCTTTTCGTTGCTGTTTGCTAGTTTAGTCGTCTTCTTTCCAGCTTTTCGCAGAAAGAGATTGGCACACAAAAGAAAAGCTTTGTTTCTTGTTCAATTTAAAGACGGGATGTACTCGATATCAAACTCTTTACGGGCAGGATCTTCATTACAAATTGCGTTAAAACGTTGTGAAGAAGATTTACGTAAGGAGTTGATTACACATCGTGAGAAACCGATGCTTGAGGAGATTGAGCGTATTAACCATGACATCGAATTTGGTATGTCTGTTGATCAGTCGCTTGTGCAATTTAAAGAAGCAATGCAACTAGAAGATGTTACTCAATTTGTCGATGCAATGCTTGTCACACGTTCAAAAGGTGGAAACTTGACACACGTGATTCAAAACACCGCTGAGCGAATTGCAGAAAAGATCTCGATCCAACAAGAAATACAAGTAGCCACTTCTCAAAAGCGTTTAGAAGCTAGCGTATTAACTGTTTTTCCGATTGTGTTAGTTCTGTTAATTATGGTAGCAAATCCTGAATATATGCAACCGATGTATGAAACGTGGTTTGGGAATTTTCTATTATTTTTGGCAGCGGTCATGCTTGTCGCTAATTATGTAATTGGCAAAAAGGTAACGAATATTGATATTTAG
- a CDS encoding Flp family type IVb pilin yields the protein MNLLKKFWNDESGQALSEYGVILGIILIGVIVAITALRDRIMEVFNKIAESLSI from the coding sequence ATGAATCTATTAAAAAAGTTTTGGAACGACGAAAGTGGTCAAGCATTAAGTGAGTATGGGGTTATTTTAGGGATTATTTTAATTGGTGTCATTGTAGCCATTACAGCACTCCGTGACCGAATTATGGAAGTCTTTAACAAAATTGCTGAAAGTCTATCAATTTAA
- a CDS encoding AAA family ATPase, translated as MTTEVIVKESEKQDEIRILVCGEADEFTKSLKDYCGSHYPFVKVEKGFQSINEIIEYASKESVDIAFIQLQQFINIEKEQAELSSTNLSKVIIMTDRLDLFKSTIVLQEPFAELMYIHTPMRVLTERMLTFDAKKKLRLYTNTHPTIRKQEKGRSVLIYSAKGGVGKSTIAVNVACQLAKKDKRVLLVDFATFGNIQVMVNLPRNVRGMSEAIGVLEQPMKTDEELQKYLEDGIHTMQVQGSRLDVLAAATPMKMTSLDLEKTDDLVAAIQRLDYDVILFDTSSDLTEKNISLISSATDIIYVSTTDIAASWSLLSTIDLVETLNRPLQNRYLVVNHYNDSLGFPVNELESILSMKVAAVIPDKYEQIQGYTNRGILLAEKQNLKINRSYKQIAHLIEPVFTEKELGIKKRKRWLARGGDQR; from the coding sequence ATGACCACAGAAGTGATAGTGAAAGAGAGTGAAAAGCAGGATGAGATACGAATTCTTGTTTGTGGTGAAGCCGATGAATTTACAAAAAGCCTAAAAGACTATTGTGGAAGTCATTATCCATTTGTAAAAGTAGAAAAAGGATTTCAATCAATTAATGAAATAATAGAATATGCCAGCAAAGAATCTGTTGATATTGCTTTTATTCAGCTCCAGCAATTTATAAATATCGAAAAAGAGCAGGCAGAGCTATCTTCTACGAATCTATCAAAAGTAATTATTATGACGGATCGTTTAGATTTGTTCAAATCAACGATTGTTCTGCAAGAACCGTTTGCTGAATTGATGTATATCCATACTCCGATGCGGGTTTTGACCGAGCGAATGTTGACTTTTGATGCGAAGAAGAAGTTACGCCTTTATACGAATACTCATCCAACGATAAGAAAGCAGGAAAAAGGAAGAAGCGTCCTTATCTACTCAGCAAAAGGCGGGGTAGGCAAGTCAACGATCGCTGTAAATGTAGCGTGTCAATTAGCTAAAAAGGATAAGCGCGTGTTATTAGTTGACTTTGCGACATTTGGAAATATTCAAGTGATGGTGAACTTGCCTCGAAATGTCAGAGGAATGTCTGAAGCAATTGGTGTCCTTGAACAGCCAATGAAGACGGATGAAGAACTTCAAAAGTATTTAGAAGATGGGATTCACACTATGCAAGTACAAGGAAGTCGGCTTGATGTGTTAGCTGCTGCAACTCCGATGAAAATGACAAGTTTAGATTTGGAGAAAACAGATGATCTTGTAGCGGCCATTCAACGGTTAGACTATGACGTGATTTTATTCGACACGTCCTCTGATCTAACAGAAAAAAACATCTCACTCATTAGTTCAGCAACAGACATCATTTACGTCAGTACGACAGATATAGCTGCAAGCTGGTCACTGTTATCAACGATTGATTTAGTAGAAACGTTAAATCGTCCATTGCAAAATCGCTATCTTGTTGTGAACCATTACAACGATTCATTAGGCTTTCCTGTCAATGAACTCGAGTCGATTTTATCGATGAAAGTGGCAGCGGTAATCCCTGATAAATATGAACAAATACAAGGTTATACAAATCGAGGTATTTTACTAGCTGAGAAGCAAAACTTGAAAATTAACCGATCCTATAAGCAGATTGCTCATCTAATTGAACCGGTTTTCACTGAGAAAGAATTAGGAATAAAGAAACGGAAACGTTGGTTAGCTCGTGGAGGTGACCAACGATGA
- the cpaB gene encoding Flp pilus assembly protein CpaB: protein MVGKISLRIILIMFSASMVAFFTYQFLNQLQDTVTVIVAAEDIPARQTIEEHHMKEITVEANAAGMLAGNRIMSEAELVGAITLKDIQAGDVMKLDEELVIFPEAQQLYLQSNGQVDLTAFVPMDKRLVTVALKPDSAVNNILKKEDWVDVIFTGQTLEGIPYSEMILQQVEVFELEKFTVNDLEKENVVQHVTLLVSPQDAVALTHAKRLGEIDLILNPWNGEREEVNRVIMSQ from the coding sequence ATGGTTGGCAAAATCAGCTTACGAATCATATTAATCATGTTTAGTGCGTCGATGGTCGCTTTTTTTACTTATCAATTTTTAAATCAACTTCAAGATACGGTTACCGTTATCGTCGCAGCTGAGGATATTCCCGCAAGACAAACGATTGAGGAACACCACATGAAAGAAATTACAGTGGAAGCGAATGCCGCTGGAATGCTAGCAGGCAATCGGATTATGTCGGAAGCCGAGTTAGTTGGTGCGATCACGCTAAAGGATATTCAAGCTGGAGACGTAATGAAATTGGATGAAGAGCTTGTAATTTTTCCAGAGGCACAGCAGCTTTACTTACAGTCAAATGGACAAGTTGATTTGACTGCATTCGTTCCAATGGATAAACGATTAGTAACTGTTGCACTGAAGCCAGATTCTGCTGTCAACAATATCCTCAAGAAGGAAGATTGGGTAGACGTGATTTTTACGGGTCAAACTTTAGAAGGAATTCCCTATTCTGAAATGATTCTTCAACAAGTGGAAGTCTTTGAGTTAGAGAAATTTACTGTTAATGATTTAGAGAAAGAAAATGTTGTACAGCATGTAACATTACTTGTCTCCCCACAAGATGCTGTTGCCCTAACGCACGCGAAACGATTAGGAGAGATAGATCTTATCTTAAATCCTTGGAACGGAGAACGTGAAGAGGTTAACCGAGTGATAATGAGTCAATAG